The genomic interval GGCGCTCGACCACCAGGCCGGCGTCCCTGAGCACCCGCAGGTGCTCCGAGAGACTCGGCCGGCGCATGTCGAAGTGCTCGGCCAGCTCCTGCACCGGCCGCTCGCCCCGGTCGAGCAGCAGGCCGAGCAGTTGCCGCCGGGTCGGGTTGGCGACCGCGGTGAAGACGTCGATCTCAGCCACGGCGGGCCTGCCTGACAGTCATGCGGCAACAATAGGTAGGCGACGTCCTACCAGTCAAGGGTAGGAAATCTCCTACCTGTCGGGGTCGGCCGAACGGCGGCCCGGGGACGGGGAAGAATCGGCGCCGTGTCCGACGCGCCGACGACCCTGCACGCCGAAGTGATCACCGATCCGGAGGACCCCCGGATCGCCGACTACCGGGCGCTCACCGACGTCGAGCTGCGTACCCGGTGGGAGCCGCCGAACGGGCTCTTCATCGCCGAGGGCGAACTCGTACTCCGCCGGGCGCTCCGGGCCGGCTACCGGCCGCGCTCCTACCTGGTCGACGCGAAACGGGTCGACCAGCTCGGTGACCTGGCAACCGGCGACGCACCCGTCTACGCGGCCAGCCCGGCCGTGCTGGAGCGGGCCACCGGCTTCCACGTGCACCGGGGCGTACTCGGCTCGTTCCACCGGCGGGAGCTGCCGACCGTCGCGGAGGTGCTCCGGGACGCCCGCCGGGTGGTGGTGCTGGAGGACGTCAACAACCACACCAACGTCGGGGCGATCTTCCGGGGCGCCGCCGCGCTCGGCGTCGACGCGGTGCTGCTCTCGCCCACCTGCGCCGACCCGCTCTACCGGCGCAGCGTACGGGTCAGCATGGGGGAGGTCTTCGCGGTGCCGTACGCCAAGCTCGAACGCTGGCCGGCGGGCCTGGACGAGGTACGCGAGGCCGGCTTCACCGTGCTCGCCATGACGCCGGCCCCGGACGCCGTACCGATCCAGCGGCTCACCCCGGCCCAGCGTGCGCGGGCGGCGCTGCTCCTCGGGGCCGAAGGCCCCGGCCTCACCCCGGCGGCGCAGGCGGCCAGCGACGTCCGGGTGGTCGTCCCGATGCGGCGCGGAGTGGACTCGCTGAACGTGGCCGCCGCGGCCGCGGTCGCCTTCTGGGAGCTGGGTCGCGACGATCCGCTCTGAGGCCCGCGACGGCGGGCGGCCGGCGGGGCGACGAGACGTACGACACCCGGTCGCCCGACGAAACGGAGCATAGTATGCGCAGTCGTGACCATCTCCCCTGACCAGCGCCTCCATCCCTTCCGGGTCGACGTTCCGCAGGCAGATCTCGACGACCTGTACGAGAGGCTCGATCGCACCCGGTGGCCCGACCAGCTGCCCGGGGTGGGCTGGGAGTACGGCGTCCCGCGCGACTACCTGACGGACCTGGTGCGGTACTGGCGGCACGAGTACGACTGGCGCGGCGCGGAGGCCAGGCTCAACGAGTGGCCACAGTTCGTCACCACGATCGACGGGGCCGACATCCACCTCGCGCACCTCCGGTCTCCGGAGCCGGGCGCGACGCCGCTGCTCATCACGCACGGCTGGCCGGGCTCGATCGTGGAGTTCACCGAGATCGCCGGGCCGCTGACCGATCCGCGGGCCCACGGCGGCGACCCGTCCGACGCCTTCCACCTGGTCATGCCGAGCATCCCGGGGTTCGGCTTCTCCGGGCCGACCCGGGAGCCCGGATGGGAGTTCCGGCGGATGGCCGCCGCATTCGCCGAACTGATGCGGCGGCTCGGCTATCAGCGGTACGGCGTGCAGGGCGGCGACTGGGGCTCGGTCATCTCCCGTGAAATCGGACGTACCGCGACCGAACACGTCATCGGCGTACACCTGAACCTGCTGCCGGGCTCGGCCGTGACCGAGGAACCGGACGCCGACCTGCTCGGCACGCTGAGCCCGGCGGAACGGGAGCGGACGCTGGCCTCGTGGCGGCGGACCCAACGGTGGGACCGGGACAGCGGCGGCTATGCGGCCATCCAGTCCACCCGGCCGCAGACGCTCGCCTACGGCCTGACCGACTCCCCGGTCGGGCAGTTGGCCTGGATCGCGGAGAAGTTCAAGGAGTGGACGGACTCGTCCACCCGGCCGGAGGACGCCGTGAGCCGCGACCACCTGCTCACCAACGTCATGCTCTACTGGCTCACCGGAACGGCCGGCTCGTCCGCCCGCATCTACTACGAACGGGCGCATGCCGCCTACTGGGGTTCGCCGCCGGAGCCGTCGGCCGCACCGACCGCGCTGGCCGCCTTCCCCCGGGACAACTTCATTCCCCTGCGGCACATCGCCGAACGGACCAACAACATCGTGCGATGGACGGAGTTCGACCGGGGCGGGCACTTCGCCGCGATGGAGACGCCGGACCTGCTGGTCGACGACATCCGGGCGTTCTTCCGGCAGCTCCGCGCGGAAACGTCCGCCTGATCCGCCCGGCCCGGTCGGCAGCCCGCCCTCCCCGGCGCCGTAGCCGCCGCCCGACCGGGGGCGGCGCGGGCGCCGGGCCGACCCGCGCCGGGCGGTACCGTCGAGCGCGTGTTTCCTACCGTGCGTGAGGTGCTGGCCCTGGACCCGGTCCGGCACGGCGGCCCCCGGGTGGTCGCCGGTACGGCCGGGCTGGACCGGCCCGTACGGTGGGTGCACGCCGCCGAGGTGCCGGACATCGCCTCCCTGCTCAGCGGGGGAGAACTCGTGCTCACCACCGGCATCGGCCTGCCCGGCGACGACCCCGGGCTGCGCGCCTTCATCGGCGAGCTGGCCGACGTCGGGGTCTCCGGACTCGTGGTCGAACTCGGCCGGCGCTATCCGGCGGCGGTCCCCCGGGCGATGGTCGCCGCCGCCGAGCGCCGCAACCTGCCGCTGGTCGAACTCTGCCGGGTGACGCCGTTCGTCCGGATCACCGAGGCGGTGCACGGGTTGATCGTCGACGCCCAGCTCACCGAGCTGCGGGCGACCGAGGAGATCCACCAGCGCTTCACCGAGCTTTCCGTCGAGGGCGCCGAGCCGGCCGAGGTGCTCAGGCAGGCCGCCGTACTGGCCGGCTGTCCGGTGATCCTCGAGAACCTCTCCCGGCAGGTGCTGGCGTACGACCCGGCGGGGGAGAGCGCCGAACTGCTGCTGCGGGGCTGGGAGCAGCACTCCCGGCGGATCCGCCCGACCGGCCGCACCGGCTACGACCCGGACGCCGGCTGGCTCTGCACCACGGTCGGCGCCCGGGGGCAGGACTGGGGGCGGCTGCTGCTGCGCTGGCCGAGCGGCGAGCTGTCGGCCACCGCGCCGGGCAGTCCACCGACCCGGTTGACGATCCTGATCGAGCGGGCCGCCTCCACCCTGGCGCTGGGCCGGCTGATCCGGCGGGACGCCGAGGGGCTGGAACGGCAGATCCACCGCACCCTGCTCACCGCGCTGCTCGACCACACCCGGCCGGTGGACGAGGTGGCGCTGCGGGCCCGCGCCCTCGGGGTACCGCTGGACCGCCGGCATCTGGTCGGGGTGGTGGTCCGGTACCGCGCCGACGAGGCGGGCGCGGGCGCGGGCGCGGCGGCGGGCGGCCCGGCCGGCCAGGCCCGGCTGCGGGACCTGGCCGAGGCGGTCAGCCAGGCGCTCCGGGACGCCGACCTGAGCGGGCTGGCCAGCACCGTGGACGACCAGGCGGTCGGTGCCGTGCTGGCGCTGCGGGACGCCGGGGAGGAGGAGCCCGCCCTGGCCGCCTTCGCGGCGGCCCTGGACCGGGTACGCCTGGACGCCGGCCCGACCGCCGGGCGGGCGTACGGGGCGCCGGGCGCGGTGATCGTGGCGGCCGGCTCGGGCGTCGGCACCGTACGGGAGGCCCGGCGCTCGCTGATCGAGGCCCGGCAGGTCGCCGACGCCGCCCGTCGGGGTCGACGGGACCTGCCGGTCTACCGGCTGCCCCAGGTCGGGCTGGCCGGGCTGCTGCACCTGCTCCGGGACGAGCCGAGGCTGCAGACCTTCGTCGAACGCGAACTCGGGCCGCTGCTGACCCACGACGCCGAGCACCCCCGTGAGCAGTTGCTCGGCACCCTGCGCGGCTATCTGGCCAGCGGCCGGAACAAGTCGGCCGCCGCCGCGGCGGCGCACCTGTCCCGGCCGGCGTTCTACGAGCGGCTGGCCCGGATCTCCCGGATCCTCCGGGTCGACCTGGACTCGGTCGACGACTGCCTGTCGCTGCACGTCGCCCTGCTCGCCCTGGACGCCGTCCGGGACGGCTGACCGGCCAGGTCGCCCCGGCTCAGGAGATCGCGGTCAGCGCCTTGGCGTACGTCGGCGGGACGAAGTGCGGGCCGGCCGGGGTGAAGACGTCGGTGGCGTTCGCGGCCGTCCAGGCTTCGGCCGGTACGGCGTCGAGCAGCGTACGGACCACGGCGGCGTCCCGCCAGTCCGGGTGCTCGGCGACCAGGCCGAGCGCCACCACCGACTCCTCGACCTCGCCGACGCACTCGAACGGCTTGTGCGCGTCGATGCCGAGCAGTTCGAGATAGCCGGGCGCCTGGGCCGGGTCGGCGAGCAGGTCGGCGCCGAAGATCTGCACCAGTCGGGCCCGGGGCATGAACGGGGCCAGGGCCAGGAAGATGAACCGGCACTTCGGGCAGTTTCCGCACCACCGGTCGCTCGGGTCGCTCAGCTTGAACGCGGCGTTGCAGCTCGTCACCACGTCGTCGTAGCGGCTGAACTGGGCGAAGAGCCGGGCGATGTGCAGTTCGGAGAGCTGGCGCAGCAGCGAGAAGTACGGCTCGGTCAGCCCGGCGTGCCCGGCCAGCGCCGCCCGGAGCAGCCCCTCCGCCTCGACCCCCTTGGACCACTGGTGGTTGACCTCGACGCCGTGCCAGACGAGGTTCGGGTCGGAGGCCGAGCGCTCGTTCGACATCACCACCGGACCGAGCCCGTGCAGTACGGCGGTGCCGACCGCGATCAGCGAGTTGATCGCGGTGACCGGGATGTGCCCGTTGCGGGCCCCGGCCGCGTTCAGTTCGATCAGCGCCGGGTCGAGCCGGCGCCGGGCGGCCAGCGGGGTGAGCCCGGACGCCTCGTTGACGCTGACGATGATGTGGTTGGGGTTGACCGAGAAGGGGACGGGGTCGAAGCCGGCCCGGCGCAGCGCCTCCAGGCTGACGATCGAGTCCTTGCCGCCACCCACCGTGGAGAGCGGCCGGCGGTCCGAGTTGTCCCACC from Plantactinospora sp. BC1 carries:
- a CDS encoding TrmH family RNA methyltransferase, with the translated sequence MGAVSDAPTTLHAEVITDPEDPRIADYRALTDVELRTRWEPPNGLFIAEGELVLRRALRAGYRPRSYLVDAKRVDQLGDLATGDAPVYAASPAVLERATGFHVHRGVLGSFHRRELPTVAEVLRDARRVVVLEDVNNHTNVGAIFRGAAALGVDAVLLSPTCADPLYRRSVRVSMGEVFAVPYAKLERWPAGLDEVREAGFTVLAMTPAPDAVPIQRLTPAQRARAALLLGAEGPGLTPAAQAASDVRVVVPMRRGVDSLNVAAAAAVAFWELGRDDPL
- a CDS encoding epoxide hydrolase family protein, coding for MSPDQRLHPFRVDVPQADLDDLYERLDRTRWPDQLPGVGWEYGVPRDYLTDLVRYWRHEYDWRGAEARLNEWPQFVTTIDGADIHLAHLRSPEPGATPLLITHGWPGSIVEFTEIAGPLTDPRAHGGDPSDAFHLVMPSIPGFGFSGPTREPGWEFRRMAAAFAELMRRLGYQRYGVQGGDWGSVISREIGRTATEHVIGVHLNLLPGSAVTEEPDADLLGTLSPAERERTLASWRRTQRWDRDSGGYAAIQSTRPQTLAYGLTDSPVGQLAWIAEKFKEWTDSSTRPEDAVSRDHLLTNVMLYWLTGTAGSSARIYYERAHAAYWGSPPEPSAAPTALAAFPRDNFIPLRHIAERTNNIVRWTEFDRGGHFAAMETPDLLVDDIRAFFRQLRAETSA
- a CDS encoding PucR family transcriptional regulator ligand-binding domain-containing protein — translated: MFPTVREVLALDPVRHGGPRVVAGTAGLDRPVRWVHAAEVPDIASLLSGGELVLTTGIGLPGDDPGLRAFIGELADVGVSGLVVELGRRYPAAVPRAMVAAAERRNLPLVELCRVTPFVRITEAVHGLIVDAQLTELRATEEIHQRFTELSVEGAEPAEVLRQAAVLAGCPVILENLSRQVLAYDPAGESAELLLRGWEQHSRRIRPTGRTGYDPDAGWLCTTVGARGQDWGRLLLRWPSGELSATAPGSPPTRLTILIERAASTLALGRLIRRDAEGLERQIHRTLLTALLDHTRPVDEVALRARALGVPLDRRHLVGVVVRYRADEAGAGAGAAAGGPAGQARLRDLAEAVSQALRDADLSGLASTVDDQAVGAVLALRDAGEEEPALAAFAAALDRVRLDAGPTAGRAYGAPGAVIVAAGSGVGTVREARRSLIEARQVADAARRGRRDLPVYRLPQVGLAGLLHLLRDEPRLQTFVERELGPLLTHDAEHPREQLLGTLRGYLASGRNKSAAAAAAHLSRPAFYERLARISRILRVDLDSVDDCLSLHVALLALDAVRDG